A stretch of Myxococcus hansupus DNA encodes these proteins:
- a CDS encoding NAD-dependent epimerase/dehydratase family protein has product MKILVTGATGKVGSRLTRRLAESGHQIRALVRDLTRATALDEARVELAQGDLLDVDSLSSAVRGVDAVVHCAAFFRGATPEQAHAVNDVGTQHLASAARAASVKRFIFTSTGLVYGSNGGRLASEDAPCAPTAAYPVSKLAAERFLLGVEDLDVRVLRLPFVYGDGDPHIPEVVPMMRGFPAAHRMSIGHHADVAQAVTRLLEAPSPAHRIYNVVDDEAPDLATLFASVGAQPPDGSNAEFARAFDALLDGRRIREDLGFKPKFPRLADALAAGA; this is encoded by the coding sequence ATGAAAATCCTTGTCACCGGAGCGACCGGAAAAGTGGGAAGCCGACTCACCAGGCGACTCGCCGAAAGTGGCCATCAAATACGTGCCCTCGTGCGCGACCTGACTCGGGCTACCGCCCTCGACGAAGCCCGGGTCGAGCTCGCCCAGGGCGATCTGCTCGATGTGGACTCGCTTTCGTCCGCGGTGCGCGGCGTCGATGCCGTGGTCCACTGCGCCGCATTCTTCCGCGGCGCGACCCCCGAGCAAGCGCACGCGGTCAATGACGTCGGCACGCAGCACCTCGCGAGCGCCGCGCGTGCTGCTTCCGTGAAACGCTTCATCTTCACGAGCACCGGCTTGGTCTACGGCTCGAATGGTGGCCGCCTCGCCAGCGAGGATGCCCCCTGCGCGCCGACGGCGGCATATCCGGTGAGCAAGCTTGCCGCCGAGCGCTTCCTCCTTGGCGTCGAAGACCTCGACGTGCGCGTGCTTCGCCTGCCGTTCGTGTACGGCGACGGCGACCCTCACATCCCAGAGGTGGTCCCGATGATGCGAGGCTTTCCGGCGGCCCACCGCATGTCGATTGGCCACCACGCCGACGTCGCTCAGGCCGTCACGCGTCTGCTCGAGGCACCTTCGCCCGCGCATCGCATCTACAACGTCGTCGACGACGAGGCTCCCGACCTCGCCACGCTCTTCGCGTCGGTGGGCGCGCAGCCGCCTGATGGCTCGAACGCTGAGTTCGCCCGCGCTTTCGACGCGCTCCTGGATGGCCGCCGCATCCGGGAAGACCTCGGCTTCAAGCCCAAGTTCCCCCGCCTCGCCGACGCGCTCGCGGCGGGCGCATAG
- a CDS encoding helix-turn-helix domain-containing protein — protein sequence MAALFVDERDHDLPGVLIPRPEVHLVVRFGPSARRGLDAHAFGGRQRVHRKLIRSGQRTVTARLHLGSHEAVLGVPVSEIAGGPVALGELWGDAATQRLFDRLGDTRDTADAAAILESAIAERLALADGRRSPAQLALVAAARLTSAHVNAVAVDIGVSERHLRRVFRETIGVSPKAFARLARFHHALRAATEDEHAPWASIAAEAGYYDQAHLISEFRAFTGMTPQGFLGELRAAPLLG from the coding sequence GTGGCCGCGCTGTTCGTGGACGAGCGCGACCACGACCTGCCCGGCGTTTTGATTCCGCGCCCGGAAGTCCATCTCGTCGTTCGGTTCGGGCCGTCGGCACGACGGGGGCTGGACGCACACGCCTTCGGTGGAAGGCAGCGGGTGCATCGAAAGCTCATTCGCAGCGGGCAACGGACCGTGACGGCACGCCTTCACCTGGGTTCGCATGAGGCGGTGCTCGGCGTGCCGGTCTCCGAGATTGCCGGGGGCCCCGTCGCGCTCGGGGAGCTGTGGGGCGATGCCGCGACCCAGCGGCTCTTCGATCGACTCGGCGACACCCGCGACACGGCCGATGCGGCTGCAATCCTGGAGAGCGCGATCGCTGAGCGCCTCGCACTCGCGGACGGACGCCGCTCCCCCGCGCAACTCGCCCTCGTCGCAGCGGCGAGGCTGACGAGCGCCCATGTGAACGCCGTCGCTGTCGACATCGGCGTGAGCGAGCGCCATCTCCGTCGCGTGTTCCGGGAAACCATCGGAGTGAGCCCAAAGGCCTTCGCCAGGCTTGCCCGCTTCCATCACGCGCTACGCGCCGCGACGGAGGACGAACACGCCCCCTGGGCGAGCATCGCCGCCGAAGCCGGCTACTACGACCAGGCGCATCTGATCTCCGAGTTCCGCGCGTTCACCGGAATGACGCCGCAGGGATTTCTCGGCGAGCTCCGCGCGGCGCCGCTGCTCGGCTGA
- a CDS encoding cytochrome-c peroxidase, whose protein sequence is MTFRPALFAALLVGCTLTPAQNETLSSLPTLVPAPADNPTRPEAVELGRALFWDPILSGNRDVACATCHHPDFGYSDGLAVSVGVGGRGVGPARAEGPGARVGRNSLSVLFTAFNGLTTEGMVAPEAAPMFWDHRTVSLESQALGPLKNALEMRGSAFAEDKILDELVRRLSEIPEYVELFDAAFGNQGISDTTLAKAIAAFERTLVPTPTSFDRYLAGDDKAMTPAQIRGMHGFVAQGCARCHSGPMLSDFKLHRLPVVSDEPDLGPGTREFRTPTLRMITLTAPYMHNGSVKTLDASIDFYHNLEVTDPLLEGDVEPPLGGGDDLRAFFEALSDGTFDRTVPERVPSGLPPGGR, encoded by the coding sequence ATGACGTTTCGACCTGCGTTGTTCGCCGCGCTGCTCGTCGGCTGCACCTTGACGCCCGCGCAGAACGAGACGCTCTCTTCGCTCCCAACTCTCGTCCCCGCCCCCGCCGACAATCCGACCCGCCCGGAGGCTGTCGAGCTCGGGAGGGCCTTGTTCTGGGACCCGATTCTCTCGGGCAATCGCGACGTCGCATGCGCGACCTGTCACCATCCTGATTTTGGATACAGCGACGGGCTCGCTGTTTCGGTCGGCGTGGGCGGTCGGGGTGTAGGGCCAGCCCGCGCTGAAGGGCCCGGCGCGCGCGTTGGCCGCAATTCGCTGTCGGTGCTCTTCACCGCCTTCAACGGACTGACCACGGAAGGAATGGTCGCGCCCGAAGCGGCGCCGATGTTCTGGGATCACCGGACGGTTTCGCTCGAATCGCAGGCACTCGGACCGCTCAAGAACGCGCTTGAGATGCGGGGCTCGGCTTTCGCCGAAGACAAAATCCTCGACGAACTCGTGAGGCGACTCTCGGAGATTCCGGAGTACGTCGAGCTGTTCGACGCGGCGTTCGGCAATCAAGGCATCAGCGACACGACGCTCGCCAAGGCGATTGCAGCATTCGAGCGAACGCTGGTTCCGACCCCCACCTCGTTCGATCGCTATCTGGCGGGTGATGACAAGGCGATGACCCCCGCCCAGATTCGTGGCATGCATGGCTTTGTCGCGCAAGGCTGCGCGCGCTGCCATTCGGGGCCGATGCTGTCGGACTTCAAGCTGCACCGACTGCCGGTTGTGTCCGACGAGCCGGACCTCGGACCGGGAACGAGGGAGTTCCGGACGCCAACGTTGCGCATGATTACGCTCACCGCGCCGTATATGCACAACGGTTCCGTGAAGACGCTCGATGCGTCGATCGACTTCTATCACAACCTTGAAGTCACCGACCCGCTCCTCGAAGGGGACGTCGAGCCACCGCTCGGAGGTGGGGACGACCTGCGCGCATTCTTCGAGGCACTCTCCGACGGCACCTTCGACCGAACGGTCCCGGAACGTGTTCCAAGCGGGCTGCCGCCTGGCGGAAGGTGA
- a CDS encoding DUF3592 domain-containing protein: MSHIAARVLGGVFVVVGVFMTVAVWGSYQRDVRIVREGRVAEGTVVKKMFLAGTDDSEYVLIYAFTPVDGTQRLEHRRNISSTLWKQLRVGDRIQVVHGHSDPRRSFPEGQGVTTPGLALFISAIALFHILLGGLVLFAKAAPEASQDDSGASPSSS; encoded by the coding sequence ATGTCCCACATCGCGGCACGTGTCTTGGGTGGGGTGTTCGTGGTGGTGGGGGTCTTCATGACCGTGGCGGTCTGGGGGAGCTACCAGCGGGACGTGCGCATCGTCCGTGAGGGGCGGGTCGCGGAAGGCACGGTGGTGAAGAAGATGTTCCTCGCGGGCACGGATGACAGCGAGTACGTGCTCATCTACGCCTTCACCCCCGTGGACGGCACCCAGCGGCTGGAACACCGGCGGAACATCTCCTCGACGCTGTGGAAACAGTTGCGCGTGGGGGACCGCATCCAGGTGGTCCATGGCCACAGCGACCCGCGCCGCAGCTTCCCGGAGGGGCAGGGCGTGACGACACCGGGACTGGCCCTGTTCATCAGCGCCATCGCGCTCTTCCACATCCTCCTCGGAGGGCTGGTGCTCTTCGCGAAGGCGGCGCCGGAAGCGTCTCAGGATGACTCTGGGGCGTCTCCCTCGTCATCCTGA
- the pru gene encoding fruiting body development fimbrial-like coat protein PRU: MNAIKTAVAAVTAAASLVAFSPAEAATATANLNVTANVGGSCSIGSGIGGGTLNFGTYDPIIVNSALGIDLFGTGTLSVQCTLLGTAVITLGQGLFPATGSTAAAPLRRMRNTASADFLSYNLYQDVTRLIVWGNTAGTGLPFLGTGLPVPVLVYGTVPRGQNVPSGTYNDTVVATITF, from the coding sequence ATGAACGCAATCAAGACCGCCGTTGCCGCTGTCACCGCCGCCGCTTCCCTCGTCGCCTTCTCGCCCGCCGAGGCCGCCACCGCCACGGCCAACCTGAACGTCACCGCCAACGTCGGTGGCTCCTGCAGCATTGGCTCCGGCATTGGCGGCGGCACGCTGAACTTCGGCACGTACGACCCCATCATCGTGAACTCCGCGCTGGGCATCGACCTGTTCGGCACGGGCACGCTGAGCGTGCAGTGCACCCTGCTCGGCACTGCGGTCATCACCCTGGGCCAGGGCCTGTTCCCGGCCACGGGCTCGACCGCGGCGGCGCCGCTGCGCCGGATGCGCAACACGGCGTCGGCGGACTTCCTCTCCTACAACCTGTACCAGGACGTGACCCGCCTCATCGTGTGGGGCAACACTGCGGGCACGGGCCTCCCGTTCCTCGGCACGGGTCTTCCCGTCCCCGTGCTGGTCTACGGCACGGTTCCGCGTGGCCAGAACGTCCCCTCCGGCACCTACAACGACACGGTGGTCGCCACCATCACGTTCTGA
- a CDS encoding Ig-like domain-containing protein: MSYLLSRWLTAPAAALVMVLVASTLGACGDNDPPPPPSVPPVARDVAVETAEDTPVEVRLQASGNGALTFTIVDAPDHGTLSELGADGAITYTPSANYHGADAFIFRATDSRGQRAQATVTITVTSVNDVPTISPVADQTLPAGGKTGDLAFTVGDVETDADSLSVSATSSNTDLVPNDPGHLVLGGSGSSRTLAVVPVASASGSATITLSVSDGSDTTSTTFRVDVTAPASLYWMTASGSLWRADVIGTNAIELATGISGASSIAADPVTRTLFYSRDSAIVRADSDGANPVTIVANGGFPSGLTIDSTNRMLYWSDFNGSRVMRVELDGGNPTQVVGGINSPSALAVDVPNGKVYVITYNNTRLVRFNLDGSESETVASNLGGLGVGLAVDSSGGKLYYSTRGNSIYVGNLDGSNIIPLVSNQNTVHGIAIDVTAGRLYWADWLGTAVRSANLADGGDIQVVNAGSARNLGLTWMPAP; this comes from the coding sequence ATGTCATACTTGCTTTCACGATGGCTCACCGCGCCAGCCGCCGCGTTGGTGATGGTGCTGGTCGCCAGCACCCTGGGCGCCTGTGGCGACAACGACCCGCCTCCGCCCCCCAGCGTTCCGCCGGTCGCCCGCGACGTCGCGGTCGAGACGGCGGAAGACACGCCCGTCGAGGTACGCCTGCAGGCCAGTGGCAACGGGGCGCTCACCTTCACCATCGTGGACGCACCGGACCACGGCACGTTGAGTGAGCTCGGCGCCGATGGCGCCATCACCTACACCCCCAGCGCCAACTACCATGGTGCAGATGCGTTCATCTTTCGCGCCACGGACAGCCGGGGGCAGCGCGCCCAAGCCACGGTGACCATCACCGTCACCTCGGTGAACGACGTTCCCACCATTTCTCCGGTGGCCGACCAGACCCTCCCCGCGGGCGGCAAGACGGGCGACCTGGCCTTCACCGTGGGCGACGTGGAGACCGACGCCGACAGCCTCTCGGTCAGCGCCACGTCCTCGAACACCGACCTGGTGCCCAACGACCCCGGTCATCTCGTCCTGGGCGGCTCCGGCTCCAGCCGCACCCTCGCTGTCGTCCCCGTGGCGAGCGCCAGCGGCTCCGCCACCATCACCCTTTCGGTGAGTGACGGCTCCGACACCACCTCCACCACCTTCAGGGTCGACGTCACCGCTCCTGCGAGCCTCTACTGGATGACGGCCTCCGGCTCGCTGTGGCGGGCCGACGTGATTGGCACGAACGCCATTGAGCTCGCGACCGGCATCAGCGGGGCGTCTTCTATCGCGGCCGACCCGGTGACCCGTACCCTCTTCTACTCGCGCGACAGCGCGATTGTTCGAGCGGACAGTGATGGGGCGAACCCGGTCACCATCGTGGCGAACGGGGGCTTCCCCAGCGGGCTGACGATCGATTCGACGAACCGCATGCTGTACTGGTCCGACTTCAACGGAAGCCGGGTCATGCGCGTCGAGCTGGATGGCGGCAATCCCACGCAGGTTGTGGGCGGCATCAACAGCCCGTCTGCCCTCGCCGTCGATGTGCCGAACGGAAAGGTCTACGTCATCACCTATAACAACACCCGACTGGTGCGGTTCAATCTGGACGGCTCCGAGTCGGAGACCGTCGCTTCAAACCTGGGTGGGCTGGGCGTGGGGCTGGCGGTCGATTCGAGCGGCGGGAAGCTGTACTACTCGACCCGGGGCAACAGCATCTATGTGGGCAATCTGGACGGCTCCAACATCATTCCCTTGGTGTCCAACCAGAACACGGTGCATGGAATTGCCATCGATGTCACGGCTGGGCGGCTGTACTGGGCGGACTGGCTGGGGACCGCGGTCCGGAGCGCCAATCTGGCCGACGGCGGGGATATCCAGGTCGTGAACGCGGGCAGCGCCAGGAACCTGGGGTTGACCTGGATGCCTGCGCCGTAA
- a CDS encoding methyltransferase domain-containing protein has translation MVTTRAVAAGEVLLVVEGALVRTPSQMTLQVGREQHLSAPDADWRFINHACAPTALLAPGTHAEQLQLIARFDLEPGQEVTFNYLTSEWELATPFHCRCGATTCVGWVRGARYLSAAQRDALRGELLPHIRDHVRGAPEPAPWYRDAFSITDDVWYQPLDAVASEEVERTLRLLDLKPGASILDVCCGHGRHSIELARLGFQVTGLDLSSERLGMARERAARAGVAVTWLNADMRSISAPQQDAVMVLYTSFGVLESDAEHLTALRSIHDALAPGGQLLIEADNRDHAIHQPPRQWGETESLLWWEENVFEPRTSRNHRSYWGRNSRTGTLYEQHINYRLFSAHELLGLIEQAGLRVADVWGDLDGRPFTVGSPMLVVRARRPDARP, from the coding sequence ATGGTAACGACGCGCGCCGTCGCCGCGGGAGAAGTGCTGCTCGTCGTCGAAGGGGCCCTCGTTCGCACCCCCAGCCAGATGACGCTTCAGGTGGGCAGGGAACAACACCTGTCGGCGCCGGACGCAGACTGGCGTTTCATCAACCACGCCTGTGCACCGACCGCGCTGCTCGCTCCTGGGACCCACGCGGAGCAACTCCAGCTCATCGCACGTTTCGATTTGGAGCCCGGTCAGGAGGTCACCTTCAATTATTTGACCTCGGAATGGGAGTTGGCGACTCCTTTCCATTGCCGTTGCGGTGCGACGACGTGTGTCGGTTGGGTGCGGGGCGCGCGTTACCTCTCCGCCGCCCAGCGTGACGCGTTGAGAGGGGAGCTGCTGCCGCACATTCGAGACCATGTGAGGGGGGCTCCTGAACCCGCTCCGTGGTACCGCGACGCTTTTTCCATCACCGATGATGTCTGGTACCAGCCGCTCGATGCGGTTGCGTCGGAGGAGGTCGAACGCACCTTGCGGCTGCTTGACCTGAAGCCAGGTGCGAGCATCCTCGATGTGTGCTGTGGCCATGGGCGCCATTCAATCGAGCTGGCTCGGCTTGGTTTTCAGGTCACCGGCTTGGACCTGTCCTCTGAACGCCTGGGAATGGCCCGTGAGCGCGCTGCCCGAGCGGGCGTTGCCGTTACCTGGTTGAACGCGGACATGCGTTCAATCTCGGCCCCGCAGCAAGATGCCGTCATGGTCCTCTACACGTCCTTCGGCGTCCTGGAGAGCGACGCGGAGCACCTGACGGCGCTGCGCTCGATTCACGACGCCTTGGCGCCCGGCGGCCAACTCCTCATCGAGGCCGACAACCGGGACCACGCCATCCACCAGCCGCCCCGCCAATGGGGCGAGACGGAATCCCTCCTCTGGTGGGAGGAGAACGTCTTCGAGCCGCGAACCAGCCGCAACCACCGCAGCTACTGGGGGCGGAATTCACGGACGGGGACGCTTTACGAACAGCACATCAACTACCGCCTGTTCTCCGCGCACGAACTGCTCGGGCTGATTGAACAGGCGGGACTGCGGGTGGCCGACGTGTGGGGCGACCTGGATGGCCGCCCCTTCACGGTGGGAAGTCCAATGCTGGTGGTTCGGGCTCGGCGCCCGGACGCTCGACCCTAG
- a CDS encoding LysR family transcriptional regulator: MSIDLDSLKVFARVAELRSFTEAARQLGIPKARASARVQSLEAELGTQLLQRSTRVVRLTPEGEVLLKRAPGFLAEADEIGALFHASRVLRGRVRMELPVVVALKFVIPRLPELLARHPQLQVEICASDRIAAALREGFDLVLRIGAVSETGLVGRRIGESKMMNCASPSYLRQYGTPRTLEELSSHVVVHYAADPVPNFEYLDGETYRELPMRSMVTVDNFEAYEAACIAGLGIVQVPRHGLERHDNKLVEILPEFVARPAPIALLHTHGRSVPRRVRVVMNWLMGVLAPTVGELVPR; this comes from the coding sequence AGGCGGCACGTCAGTTGGGCATTCCCAAAGCGCGTGCGTCGGCGAGAGTCCAGAGTCTGGAGGCCGAACTGGGAACACAGCTTCTCCAGCGCTCGACCCGCGTCGTGCGGCTCACGCCCGAGGGGGAGGTGCTGCTCAAGCGCGCCCCCGGGTTCCTCGCGGAGGCCGACGAAATCGGGGCGCTCTTTCATGCCAGCCGCGTGCTGCGCGGACGGGTGCGCATGGAGCTGCCGGTGGTCGTCGCGCTCAAGTTCGTCATCCCCCGGCTGCCTGAGCTGCTGGCCCGGCACCCACAGCTCCAGGTGGAGATCTGCGCGAGCGACCGAATCGCCGCGGCGCTGCGTGAAGGTTTCGACCTGGTGCTGCGCATCGGCGCTGTCTCCGAGACGGGCCTTGTTGGCCGGCGCATCGGCGAATCCAAGATGATGAACTGCGCGAGCCCGTCCTACCTGCGCCAGTACGGGACGCCGCGAACGCTGGAAGAGCTGAGCTCCCACGTGGTCGTCCACTACGCGGCGGACCCCGTCCCCAACTTCGAGTACCTCGATGGAGAGACCTATCGGGAGCTGCCGATGCGGAGCATGGTCACCGTCGACAACTTCGAGGCGTATGAGGCGGCCTGCATCGCGGGGCTGGGCATCGTGCAGGTTCCCCGTCATGGCCTCGAGCGACATGACAACAAGCTGGTCGAGATTCTCCCGGAGTTTGTCGCGCGGCCCGCGCCCATCGCGCTCCTGCACACGCACGGGCGCTCGGTCCCGCGCCGCGTGCGGGTGGTGATGAACTGGTTGATGGGAGTGCTCGCGCCCACTGTCGGTGAGCTCGTGCCTCGGTGA